The Chlamydiales bacterium genome contains a region encoding:
- a CDS encoding MotA/TolQ/ExbB proton channel family protein: MIVSLFTKGLLFATNPLYAAYADSDLLGKLIFLSLLALSIISWIIFFQKTWISKTMRKLALEFKKCFEKTKHHPLNVQINTLKQNTSLPNPLLDIYLVLKEQTLELLNKNKSFHQTEESDDKQDVFLSPSDIDLVASYLSTAVSTKTKHLEKNLFILSTIVTLGPFLGLLGTVWGILTTFSTLSSRAGSQSNDVILSGLAMALGTTILGLLVAIPALIAYNYLKNDAREFQIEMEDFSTLMLATVELQYRKVDVK; the protein is encoded by the coding sequence ATGATAGTTTCGCTTTTTACAAAAGGCCTACTCTTTGCAACTAACCCTCTCTATGCAGCTTATGCTGATTCTGACTTGCTTGGAAAACTTATTTTTTTATCTCTTCTTGCCCTCTCCATCATTAGCTGGATCATTTTCTTCCAAAAAACTTGGATCTCAAAAACAATGCGTAAACTCGCTCTTGAGTTCAAAAAATGCTTCGAAAAAACAAAGCATCACCCTCTAAATGTACAAATCAACACCCTTAAACAAAACACATCCCTTCCAAACCCTCTTCTAGACATCTATCTAGTCTTAAAAGAACAAACTTTAGAACTACTTAACAAAAACAAATCCTTCCACCAAACAGAGGAGAGTGATGATAAGCAAGATGTATTTCTCTCTCCATCAGATATTGATTTAGTTGCATCTTACTTATCAACAGCTGTGTCTACAAAAACAAAGCACCTAGAAAAAAACCTTTTTATCCTATCTACAATTGTCACATTAGGCCCTTTTCTTGGCCTTCTTGGAACAGTATGGGGGATATTAACAACGTTTTCAACGTTAAGTAGCAGAGCAGGAAGCCAGAGTAATGATGTTATTTTAAGTGGACTTGCTATGGCACTTGGAACCACTATTTTAGGGCTTTTGGTAGCCATACCGGCTCTTATCGCCTACAATTATCTCAAAAACGATGCGAGGGAATTTCAAATAGAAATGGAAGACTTTTCCACTCTAATGCTTGCTACGGTCGAACTTCAATATCGTAAAGTGGATGTAAAATAA
- a CDS encoding biopolymer transporter ExbD yields the protein MRRRIRAIKSDNNEEAMINLTPLIDVVFVMLIMFIVVAPILELDQVELAKGHTNTKEISSSMKDSSPISIHVQKDNTIFFNKMRVSVAELRKLLKEANLKNPNVTPLLFHDKKALFGTYQEVKNAVEDAGFKDLNIVLNP from the coding sequence ATGAGACGTCGTATTAGAGCTATTAAATCTGACAATAATGAAGAAGCTATGATCAACCTAACGCCTCTTATCGACGTTGTATTTGTCATGCTGATTATGTTTATTGTTGTAGCTCCCATACTGGAGCTAGATCAAGTAGAACTTGCAAAGGGGCACACAAATACAAAAGAGATTTCTTCTTCCATGAAGGATTCTAGCCCCATTTCCATCCATGTACAAAAAGATAACACCATCTTCTTTAATAAAATGCGCGTATCTGTTGCAGAGTTACGAAAACTTCTAAAAGAGGCAAACTTAAAAAATCCCAATGTTACGCCCCTTCTATTTCATGATAAAAAAGCACTCTTTGGCACATACCAAGAAGTGAAAAATGCAGTAGAAGATGCTGGATTTAAGGATTTGAATATTGTTTTAAACCCTTAA
- the tolB gene encoding Tol-Pal system protein TolB: protein MYKLISDSLCNYARSLLLLITILITCHLSSAENDIIVSLSTNTELTPISLEVSEDAAFPASYYKSFNSVLSFDLNHNALTQIVKKSNVAYSLKVDIIDKQLTALLTSTTKNTIKKVGPITLSGRLAEDRKQIHQLADFVHKAISGKDGIATTKVLYTVKVPNEDPTYKSKWVSEVWESDYDGANAKQITHEGRYCVTPVYLAPKPGFAPGSFFYVSYIIGQPKIYVASLKTGKGYRLTSLRGNQLMPAITKARDAVAFICDLAGNPDLFLQPFDPEVGAVGKPRQIYATMKGTQGSPTFSPDGKQVAFVSNKDGNPRVYVMAIPPEGLEAKEMKPVLISKYNKESTSPCWSPDGTKLAYSSMTSGSRQIWIYDFLTKKEEQLTKGLGNKENPSWAPNSLHIVFNNDLDNELYIVNPHQTESVKVSCGSGEKRFPCWEPKTK from the coding sequence ATGTACAAACTTATATCAGACTCCTTATGTAATTATGCAAGAAGTCTACTCTTATTAATCACCATTTTAATCACATGCCATTTATCCTCTGCAGAAAATGATATTATTGTCTCTCTTTCCACCAACACAGAGCTCACACCTATCTCTTTAGAAGTGTCTGAAGATGCAGCTTTTCCAGCTTCTTACTACAAAAGTTTTAACTCTGTGCTTTCTTTTGATTTGAACCACAATGCTCTTACACAAATTGTAAAGAAAAGCAATGTAGCTTATAGCTTAAAAGTAGATATAATAGACAAACAACTCACAGCCCTACTTACTTCCACAACAAAAAATACAATCAAAAAAGTAGGGCCTATAACGCTTTCAGGAAGGCTTGCAGAGGATCGCAAACAGATACATCAACTCGCCGATTTTGTACATAAGGCAATTTCTGGAAAAGATGGCATTGCTACAACAAAAGTTCTCTATACCGTTAAAGTCCCAAACGAAGATCCTACTTATAAATCCAAATGGGTTTCAGAGGTATGGGAAAGTGATTATGATGGAGCAAATGCAAAACAGATCACACATGAGGGAAGATATTGTGTGACCCCCGTTTATTTAGCTCCCAAACCAGGTTTTGCACCAGGTAGCTTCTTTTATGTCTCTTACATCATTGGTCAACCAAAAATTTATGTTGCCTCCCTTAAAACAGGAAAAGGCTACAGACTTACCTCCCTTCGCGGTAATCAGCTGATGCCGGCTATAACAAAAGCAAGAGACGCTGTCGCTTTTATTTGTGATCTTGCTGGAAACCCTGATCTTTTTTTGCAACCCTTTGATCCGGAAGTAGGTGCTGTTGGCAAGCCAAGACAAATTTATGCTACGATGAAGGGTACTCAAGGATCTCCAACCTTTAGTCCTGATGGCAAACAGGTAGCCTTTGTTTCTAACAAAGATGGCAATCCAAGAGTTTATGTCATGGCAATACCTCCCGAGGGACTAGAGGCCAAAGAAATGAAACCTGTGCTTATTTCTAAATACAATAAAGAAAGCACAAGCCCTTGTTGGTCACCAGATGGCACAAAACTTGCCTACAGCTCGATGACTTCTGGCAGCCGGCAAATTTGGATCTATGACTTTCTTACTAAAAAAGAAGAACAGCTTACAAAGGGTTTAGGAAATAAAGAAAATCCTTCTTGGGCACCCAATAGTTTACATATTGTTTTCAATAATGATCT